The nucleotide window ATGCCGCGGCCTGAAACCGGGGCGGCGCGACCCAGCGCTGCTCGCACTATTGGCCGCTTTCGCCTTAAAGGGCACGGCCTTCGCGCTCGCAACCCCCGAAATAGCTCGGGCCGTCGACCGGCAGTCAGGCATATCTGACATAGCAGCACTGGCCATACACCTCCTCGGCGGTGTGGTCTTCAGCACCGCAGTACTCCTCGTGCTCCTGTTCTGGGCACACGAACCCGAACGGGCATGGCCGAAAGCCAAGTGGCGAATTTCCATCGCCGTGATCATGATGGTGACCATGCTGTCGCTGTGGATCGTGGCCTCTTCCCAGGCGTCAGGGCGCTCAACGCACTATCTTCTGCAGAACATTCACCGGCCCGTGGTAGCCGCATACTCGCTCCTCTACGTAGGAGCCTTGCTGGTAGCACTTTTCGAGATCGCTCGCCTGTGCTGGAGATACGCCAAAGTCGCGGGGGAACCATGGCTGCGCCGCGGCTTACGCCTCACCGCTGCGGGTGCACTGATCTATTCGATCAACTTTGTAAACCGAGCCTCGGCCACCGTCAGCGTACAATTCGATCTCCGCCCACTGGAGTGGGAAGTGTTGACCGTGCTAGGTGCAGGAATCGGCATGCCGCTCATAGTCGGTGGTCTCACCATGCCTTCCTGGGGCCCTCGCCTTTCGGCCCTGTATACCTGGTGGAACAATTACCGCGCCTACCGCAGCCTTGCGCCTTTATGGCTCGCGATGCATCAAGAACTACCCGAGATCGTTCTGCATCCCCCAACTTCGACCCTGCCCAATCTGAACTATCGCTTGTACCGTCGGGCCATCGAGATCCGCGACGGACAGATCGCACTGCGCCCCTACATGAATCCTGAGACCGCCGTGCGGGCAGCCGAACTGGGCAGAGAAGCCGGATTAGTTGGCAATGAGCTACGGGCCGTGGTTGAAGCAGCCCAGCTGAAGGTGGC belongs to Streptomyces sp. NBC_01381 and includes:
- a CDS encoding MAB_1171c family putative transporter, with the translated sequence MTGAKSIVFPLLAALCWAAFFYKCRGLKPGRRDPALLALLAAFALKGTAFALATPEIARAVDRQSGISDIAALAIHLLGGVVFSTAVLLVLLFWAHEPERAWPKAKWRISIAVIMMVTMLSLWIVASSQASGRSTHYLLQNIHRPVVAAYSLLYVGALLVALFEIARLCWRYAKVAGEPWLRRGLRLTAAGALIYSINFVNRASATVSVQFDLRPLEWEVLTVLGAGIGMPLIVGGLTMPSWGPRLSALYTWWNNYRAYRSLAPLWLAMHQELPEIVLHPPTSTLPNLNYRLYRRAIEIRDGQIALRPYMNPETAVRAAELGREAGLVGNELRAVVEAAQLKVALKAKLDGSSVPINSSTSSDHPVSSELYGGDDLASETVWLSRIARAFTHSPVVAASVNGRFS